The following proteins come from a genomic window of Plutella xylostella chromosome 22, ilPluXylo3.1, whole genome shotgun sequence:
- the LOC105395063 gene encoding pupal cuticle protein Edg-91, whose amino-acid sequence MALRALTVMLFVYGCAGAAIDADETAKAAAAPEQDNDDLKTAASNTYTRRFSDYGGYNNYGGYNGYGVTGYGLVDDKYNYYGGNGGYDNAIGYGGGYSGYPAYNGYGAGYSGYNKGYGSTGYGGIGGYGGYGGYGGNGGLNSYYGYNNPAYQSGNHLGYGYYGKRGYGGNIYSNGITPSLVTGYRGYSRR is encoded by the exons ATGGCGCTACGAGCACTGACGGTGATGTTGTTCGTGTATGGATGCGCAGGCGCAGCCATAGATGCAGATGAGACCGCTAAAGCCGCAGCCGCCCCTGAACAGGACAATGACGATCTAAAAACGGCAGCAAGTAACactt acacTCGCCGCTTTTCCGACTATGGTGGGTACAATAACTACGGAGGGTACAACGGCTATGGAGTGACCGGGTACGGCCTGGTCGACGACAAATACAACTACTATGGAGGCAACGGTGGCTACGACAACGCAATCGGCTACGGGGGCGGTTACTCCGGATATCCGGCTTACAACGGTTACGGAGCCGGGTATTCCGGATATAACAAAGGCTACGGTAGCACCGGCTATGGCGGTATAGGAGGTTACGGCGGCTATGGTGGGTACGGGGGCAATGGGGGCCTAAACTCTTACTACGGGTACAACAACCCCGCGTATCAAAGCGGCAACCATTTGGGATACGGTTATTACGGCAAACGAGGATACGGTGGCAACATCTACAGCAACGGTATAACTCCTAGCCTAGTCACCGGATACAGAGGATATTCTAGAAGataa